ATGATTTCATTTCGTATTCGCATAATCGCATGCTGCTTCTTAGATCGTAGCCATAAATGGCGGTTGTCCATCAAGAATTCAGTGCCATGCTCTTTTGGCGTTATCGGATAGTCTACCGCTTCATGGATGACTTCAATTTTCGAAACGACTAGCTCAACTCCTGTTGGAGAGCGATCATCTTTTTGTACGGTACCTGTCACATAAAGGCTTGATTCTTGCGTGACTGATTTTGCGTCATTCCAAACACTTTCTTCTACTTCACTTTTCACAACTACGCCTTGAACGAATCCTGTTCCATCTCGTAATTGTAGAAAAGCGATTTTTCCGCTTGAGCGTTTGTTTGCTAGCCATGCGCCAATTTTCACTTCTTCGTCGATATGATTTTTTAACAATTGTACTGTGGTTTTCACACTATTCCCTCCACCCAATAAGAACCTATATTAATGATCTTCTGTTCAGCTTTTTATATTGTACATAATCGAGAGGCGATACACAACCGACTCCTATTTTTGGTGCTTCTCCATGAAGCTTCTAATACGATCCAATGCTTCTTCAAGCACCTCTAGTGATGTTGCATATGATAAACGGACATTATCTGGTGATCCGAAGCCACTTCCTGGTACGAGTGCTACTTTTTCATATTCTAGGATAGCCTCTACCCATTTGTCGACAGATTCAAATCTTGTTAACCTAACTGCTTCTGTTACATTAGGGAAAAGGTAAAATGCTCCTTTTGGTTTTTCACATTTAAACCCTGGTATTTGCACAAGCTCGTCGTATACTTTGTTCAAACGTCCTTCAAATGCTTCTTTCATCTCTTGTAAAGGTTCTTGCGGACCGTCGTAGGCAGCAATCGCTCCATACTGTGCAATTGAAGTTGGGTTGGATGTGCTATGACTTGCTAAGTTCGTCATTGCTTGGATAATATCACGATCCCCAACTGCATACCCGATTCTCCATCCCGTCATTGAATGAGATTTAGATACGCCATTAATGATCATCGTGCGTTTTTTGATCTCTTCAGACAATTGCGCGATTGATGTATGTTTCTCACCGAAATAAGTGAGCTTTTCATAAATTTCATCAGAAACAATTAAAATGTCGTGCTCCACACATACTTTACCTAGTGCTTCTAGCTCTTCTTCTGAATAAATTGCACCCGTTGGATTAGATGGTGAATTAATAATCATTGCTTTCGTGTTTTCACTAATTGATTTTTCAAGCTGATCAGGTGTGATTTTGAAGCCATTTTCTTCTTTTCCTTCTACGAGTACAGGTTTTCCACCAGCTAATTTGACTTGCTCAGGATAACTTACCCAATAAGGTGTAGGGACAATTACTTCATCCCCTTCGTCAAGCAACACTTGGAATAATGAATATAGAGCATGCTTTGCACCAGTCGTTACAATTACTTCACTTGGATCATATTCAAGCTGTTGATCTTGTTGAAGTTTTCGAACGATACTATTCTTTAGCTGGAGAAGACCGCCTGCAGGCGTATATTTCGTTCCTCCTTCTCGCATTGCTTTTTCTGCATGTTCAATAATGTGGATCGGCGTGTTGAAATCAGGTTCCCCTGCTCCAAGCGCAATTACGTCATGACCTTCTGCTTTTAATGCGTTCGCCTTTGCTGTGATTGCTAATGTACTTGATGGTGTCAATGCTTTTACTCGCTTTGCTAAATTCATTTTACGACCTCCACGAATTAGAATGGTTCACGATTGTTTCATTTTATATGTTTTGAAGAACGTTCCATCATCAAATCGAATGTAGTGGAACGTATATTGATTCCCTTTGTTCTTATAAACAATTTCCCATACAGGCGTAAAAGAAGATGTTTCTTTATACTTCTCCAACCCTAAATTAATTGAAATGAGATGATCGGGTTGTAACTCCTGTTGGACGTATTGGCTTACCTTTTGTTTACTCCATCCATCTTCAGCATTAATGCTGACACTTTCACCTTTTTTGTCCAATGGTACGAATATAAATGTTTTCTTCCCATTGACCGTAGAAGATATGACATCGAAAGCCCCATATGATCCATAGTAATGATTGGCTTCAATTACATCACTTATTTCGTAGTTGTTTTTCGCATATGCAATACTTTTATTCTGCTCATCTCCGTGTTCATTCCACACATAATAATAATAAGAAATGCCAAGGATAAAGGTCCCTAATACAAAGATTCCTGAAAGCCATAATATTCTCTTCATTTTATCACCTATGTACGATAGATGGTAAATACCATTTTATCGTGATCTTCTGGATCTAGCGCTAACCCAAACATCATATCGTCGTGTTTCAATGTTCGATTTAACGCATCAACTATTTTATACAAGTCCGCAGAAAACTGAACTTTCACTGTTGATACAATTTCTATTTTGCTTTCCATTACTTGATCACCCCATTATTTCTTCTTATTTACAACTCATAAGCAATTTTGTTTATGGGTAGAATATAGATATCAAACGAAAAGCAGTCATTGTTTGGCTGTATTTTTTCCTTCCCTACACTTTTTAAGGGTGACCCATTTAGATTCATCGGGGCACCCCTTTTTTTATAGTTTTTTTGTAAATTTCAATCATAACCAAACAATAGCACTAGTCTAATCCTAGTTGTTATTTTCAACTATATCATAATGTATTTCAACACCTATTTCAAAACAGACGCCATTTCAGGTGTCGATAACGGAACTTGTGTAATTTCATACGCCTGATCATTCCACTTAACCATGACAATACCTTGATCATATGGCTTCAAAATTTCCACCCAATGATTATCCAATCTGTTCAATACTTCGTCACTAGGTGTATATTCGCTTTTTTTGAAGATAACCGCAACCTGTGGGTTGATATGTTGGATCAATTCTTCGCTTGTGCCAAAGTAATGACCGAATCCACCAACCTTAAGTAAAGAAATATTTAAACGTCCACTCTTAATAAGCGCATGATCTGCCTTCGCATTCGAAACACCCATAAACAAAAATGTATGTTCCCCATATTTCAACGAGATCGTTAGCCCCCCAAGATCATAATCTTTCCTTGACTCTATATAGGGTACAGTGAGGCTAATTTTGTTGAATATTTTCATCCTCAATCCAACTGTGAGTGCGTTTACTTTTACATCTTTCAAATCGAACATGCCATGAATATTATCTATCATCGTTTCAGATACATAGACCTCTTTCACTTTATTCTCTTTCAAAAGCCATTCAAGGTTCCCGGTATATTGACTCTCCATATTCGTTAGAAAAACAGCATCCAGTTGATTGACGTTGAATATTTTCATTTGTTGCTTGAATTTGTCAATAGATTGTTTACCACCAGTATTAATTAAGATGCTTCGCCCATTACTATCTTGTAAAAGGGTTGCCTCACCACTCTCGAGTTCAAGAAATGAGACTGCGATATCTTTTTTACTCAAATTCAAGTCTAAGTCTTTAATGGCATTGCCTTCCGTTTCCGTCGCCATAAAAAGAACCGGTTCATTCTCAACCGGAATTGTACTGATGACTAACATAAATAAAAATAAGCAAAACACCATCAATGTCTTTGCATACACGAGCGATCCCTCCGATTGTACGGTGTTCTTAATGCTAGTGTATGCTGTAAGACATTTCTTAATCGATAAAGTATTTTAGGTCATCTAATAATTCATCAACGGTCCCTTGTTGGACAGGGACGTCAGGTAGTGATCGTAGAAATAAATTACCATATTTTGTTGTCACGATCCTACGGTCAAACACAAATACTGCTCCTTTATCAGTAGAAGATCGGACTAACCGACCAAAACCCTGCTTAAACCGAATGATTGCTTGTGGGAGAGAGAGCTCCATAAAAGGGCTTTTCCCTTGCTTTCGTAGCTGTTCACTTCTTGCTTCGATCACAGGATTATCTGGCGGGTTAAATGGTAGACGAACAATGATTAAGCAGGTTAAGTCGTTTCCTGGTATATCGACACCTTCCCAGAAGCTGCTCGTGCCAAACAACACAGCACGATCTAACTGCTTGAAATTTTTCGTAAGTCTTGCTCTACTCCCGCTATCAATCCCTTGACCAATCAGTGAAAAGTCTTCAGGTTCAGCGTATTCCTTAAAGGCAAAGTACGTTTTCTTTAACATGTCATAGCTTGTAAATAGCACGAGCATTCGGCCATCCGTTATATGTGCAATCCGATTAATTGAGGCTGCAATGGTGGAAGCATATGAATCCGTTGATACATCCTTAATCATTGGTAAATCAGTAGGGATCATAATTTTCGAATGGTTCTTATAGTCGAATGGTGACGGAAGTTGGATTGTAAGCGTGTCTTCGTCCATTCCAAGCCGCTTCCTTACAAAAGTAAAACGATCACGAATCGTTAACGTTGCTGATGTAAGAATAATACTATTTTTCTTTGCAAAGAAATCAGAAGATAACCGGTCTGAAATATCAATTGGCTGATTGAAAATAGAGATCGCATTTTTGGCTCCACCAGAGTCTGTTTCGATCCAACAAACATCCTCTTCATTGTTGGATAAGAGCATATGGGCTAATGTATTTCGCTCTTCATCTATTCGGTTAATCAAACCTGTGTAATCAACAAGTATTCCCTTTTGCTGAACATTCAAATGCTCTTCTTTTTTTTGTGCTTTCTTTATCAAGTCTCTTAGATCTTTGAGTAAATCATTGATCATTAACTGGCATCTTGCGAAAACCTCTTTTAATTCTTGATACCAACTAGGATCTATTTGATCAATCGTGAAGCGGAAATTGATTTTACCTACCTCAGATTTTTTTTGACCTTTAGACGTGACATAGGATTTCATCATACTAAAGAGTTGGTCGATTTCCATCTTCAAATTTCTGAGATTTTCAATAAAAGGTCCCTTATTAAACGCTACGTCTGCTGTTTTTAAAACCCCTTCTAGCTTAAGCAACATGTTCACGTTTAGATCTTCAGATGTACCTAACCTTTCAACTAACCGATGGAAAGAAAAATAGTCTGTTTGAAGACCAAAATGATCACTTGCCACATCATCTAAATGATGGGCCTCATCAATAATTGCTTCTTGGTAAGCCGGAATTAAAGCGTGGTCATTCACTAAGTCTGTAAATAAAAGGGCATGATTCGTAATAATAATATCTGCATCGTGAGCTTCTCGCTTCGAACGGTGATAGAAGCACCTCGAAAACCAAGGACATTTATGGTTAAGACAAGAATTTGCATCACTCTTTACTTGATGCCAAAATAGCTGTCCACCTGAAGGGAGATTCAATTCTTCAATATCGCCTTCCTCGGTCGTTGTCAGCCAAACGAGTAGCTGTGCTTTAGCTAGCAACACATCATAATTATTGTCATATATCTCATCAAGCTGCTGTTCAAACTTGCGTAAACATAAGTAGTGATTACGCCCCTTTAACACAGTCGCTTTAAACTCAAAAGGAACCATTTTCTGGAGTAATGGAATATCTCTGTCAAGCAGCTGTTCTTGAAGCTGAATCGTATGCGTACTTACAACAAGTGGTCTACCCGTTTTTCTAGCATTGATTAAACCAGGAATCAAATACCCTAATGACTTTCCAATGCCTGTACCTGCTTCAATAAGTGCATGCTGGCCATCCGTCAAAGATTGTTCAACTACGTCCATCATTTTGACCTGGCCCGCTCGTTTTTCATAATTCGGAAATGACTTTTCAAGCTGTTCCTCTATCGAATGATGTGAAATAGAATCATCTATCAATTCTTGGTCTAGTCCATTCTCATTCATCTTTTTTAGGACAAGCTGCCGAAACGTTTCTAAGAGAGGCTCCTCATCTTCAAGCTGTACGAGCTTCTGATCAATTTGATCTTGAACAAGTTCAGCCACATCACTATGCATCCCCTTCACAAGTGGTAATAAACGTTGCAAAGTGAGCAATGGGAGTTCGTTAAGCTTGTTTATTAATTGCGTAAGCAGGTGTCCGGTTGCTTCGGCATCACTATCCGCTTGATGTGGGTTCTCGTGCGCTAAGGACAACGATTCAGATAGTTGCGAGAGCTTATAAGAATCAAGGTTTGGCATGAGCATTCTAGTGAGCTCAACTGTATCTAACATCATGCCTCTCCATTCAAAATAACCTGCTTTCTCAAGTTCAGCATTTAAGAACCCAAGATCAAATTTTATATTATGCGCCACTAACCACGCACCGTCTAAAATCTTTAATAATCTTGGTGCAACATCTTCAAAAAGTGGTGCATCGTCAACCATTTCACCATTAATGCCAGTCAATGAAGTGATAAATGTTGGAATGGGTATGCCTGGGTTTATATATGAGGAGAACCGATCAACAATTTCATTTTCTTCTATGACAACGAGACCAATTTGAATAATTCGGTCTTTATTTTTAGGAGAGTGTCCAGTAGTTTCTAAATCTAACACGACATAGCGGTTATTCATTGTTCCTTCACCTCATAAAGCAAACTTGGCAAAGCGTAGCTAAGCCTTAGTTGCACTTATACTGATTTCTTACACTTTTCCACTACGTCGAACTTACACCTTTGGGAAAAGTTATCCTATTCACGTATATAGAAAACTAGGCTCAGCCAAGCCTTGCGAAGGCTGAGCCTTAGTTGCACTTATACTGATTTCTTACACTTTTCCACTACGTCGATCTTACACCTTTGGGAAAAGTTATCCAATTCACGTATAAAGAAAACTAGGTTCAGCCAAGCCTTGCGAAGGCTGATCCTTAGTTGCACTTATACTGATTTCCTAAACTTTTCCACTACGTCGATCTTACACCTTTGGGAAAAGTTATCCTATTCACGTATAAAGCAAACTTGGCAAAGCGTAGCTGAGCCTTAGTTCCTCGAAAAAGTATACTTTTCCTTCGTGCGATGCCAATTCTTCCGTAGTAACAAGCTTGTGCACTTATACTGATTTCTTACACTTTTCCACTACGTCGATTCTACGCCCTAGGGATAAAGTTATCCTAAATCACTTCTTCTTATTTTACGCTTCCATTCGGGTTTCTGCAATGGAGACTCCAATGAAACCTATAATCGATCCTACAAATTCCGGCTATCGTTCGCAAATGAAAAAGATCAATCCAATGTTGGATCGATCTTTTATTTTACAAGATTGTCGAAGCAGGTTCGGCTGATATTTTCTCAATAATTCGGTTGTTCTCATCCATAATGGCCACAACAGGCTGATGCTCTCTTGCTGCTTCCTCGGTCATCATCGTATAGTTCAGTATGATGATTACATCGCCTTCTTGTACAAGCCTTGCAGCTGCACCATTTAAACAAATCGTCCCACTCCCGCGTTCACCAGGAATGATATATGTCTCAAGGCGTGCGCCATTATTGTTATTTACGATTTGAACCTTTTCATTTGGAAGCATATCTACTTCATCAAGAATATCCTCATCAATCGTAATACTCCCTACATAGTTCAAATTTGCTTCAGTAACTCTTGCTCTATGAATTTTCGCTTTCATCATTGTGCGAAACATGGTTGTGCATTCCCCTTTCAATGCTGTTCATCAACAATTATATTATCAATCAATCGTACATTTTCGAATTTGTAAGCTAATGCAATGATTGTTTTTTGATGAAACGTTTTGATAGGTTCAAGGTCAGGGTACGATAGAATTTGGACATAATCCACATGACCATATCGTACTTCCTTCAAACCTTTCAATAAATCACCTTCAACAACCTTAGGATCGGCACCATTAACAGCTTGTTCTTTCGCATGTAGAAGTAGCTGATACAACTTCGGTGCCTCCTCACGTTCACTTTCACTTAGGTTTACATTCCTTGAACTCTTTGCAAGTCCATCCTCTTCTCGAACGGTTGGACATCCTATGAGCTCGATAGGGAAAAAGTACGAATGTATTAAATCGTCAACAATCGCAACCTGCTGGGCATCCTTTAAGCCGAAAAAAGCACGATCAGGTTGAATGATATGAAAAAGCTTTGTTAAAACGGTCACGACCCCATCAAAGTGTCCAGGACGCTTTTCTCCACATAGCACATCTGTCCTAGCGTGAACTTTTAACATTACGCCATCATTCTTTGGATACATCTCTTCAATAGAAGGATAGAAAAGAAGATCCGTTCCATGCTCTCTTGCAAGTTGTTCATCACGCTCAAAATCCCTTGGGTATTGATCAAAATCTTCATTCGGACCAAATTGTAACGGATTTACAAATATACTTGTGACAACGAAATCACTTTGTTCTTTCGCATAATCCATTAATGACAAATGACCTTCATGAAGATAGCCCATAGTCGGCACAAACCCAACGGTGTCACCTTGTTGCTTTCTTTTCCTCATGTATTGTTGCATCTCGTTGACAGTACGTATTACTTTCATACTTTCCCTCCATATAAGGAGGCGAGTTGCTCCTCTTTCATCGTAAAGCTATGTTTATCCTCTGGAAACTTTTGCTCCTTAACATCTTCCACATAAGATCGTATGGAAGCTTCAATTTGATCAGAAACTCTGGTATATTGTTTAACAAATTTAGGAACTCTATGAAATCCATAACCGACTAAATCATGATATACCAACACTTGGCCATCTGTTTCTCGACCAGCTCCAATTCCGATGGTCGGAATCGAAAGTTTTTCACTAATAGCTTCAGCTAATTGTTTTGGAACACATTCAAGAACAAGGGCAAAAGCACCCGCCTGTTCAACCGCCAATGCATCATCTATTAATTTTTGAGCGGCTTTGGCATCTTTACCTTGAACTTTATAACCGCCTAATACTGCAACTGATTGCGGGGTAAGACCTAAATGCCCTACGACAGGTACGCCAGCTTGAGTTAGCTTGTCAATCACTTGAACGACTTCACCAGCTCCTTCAAGCTTCACAGCATCCGCTTCAGCCTCTTGCATGAGCTTACTAGCGTTTAACATGGCATCACTAATTGATGCATGGTAACTCATAAACGGCATATCTACGACGACGAATGTATCGCGGGCTCCCCTTTTTACAGCCTTTGTATGATGAATCATATCAGCCATTGTTACTGGAATCGTCGAGTCATAACCTAATACAACCATTCCAAGAGAATCACCAACAAGGATCATATCCACCCCTGACTTTTCAGCCATGACCGCACTAGGATAATCATAGCTTGTGAGCATAACGATGGATTCATTATTTTCTTTCATTTTTTTAAAATCAACTGTCTGTTTCAAACGATCTCCTCCTTTGTTTTCAGAGGAAGATGAAAGTTGTTTCTCCACACAAAAAACCTTCTTTCAGACATACAGAAAGAAGGAGATTAAACGCTTACATACTTTCATCCCTCTGTCCATGTCCATGGCTTGGATCAAGGCAGAACTTTATAAACCTTTTAAATGTTACGATGGTCATCAAATGAGTGCAGTTCGTCATTGCGATACCGCCTACAGGACCATTATAGCAGATTTTTACGATTTTTGGGGAAGTTCTATATCTGCTGAATAAACACGGTGTACGGTACCTTCATCGTCCTCAACAAGGAGCACTCCTTCTTCCGTAATACCTTGCGCTTTTCCGTACAACTCTCCTGTTATCGTCCGTACACGTACTCTTTTCCCTAAGCTAGCTGCTGAACTTTCCCACATTAGCTTAATTGGAGCAAACCCATGCTCTAGATAAATATGATAAAGCTTCTCCATCTTCTCCATGATTGCACGGACGAGATATGCTCGTTCAATCTCTTCTCCTTTTTCCACTTTTAGAGAAGTTGCAATCGTTTCAATATCTTTAGGAAAAGCTTCCTTCGGTGTATTCACGTTGATTCCGATACCGATAATGACAGAGTTGACTCGATCCGCTTCAGCTTGAAGCTCAGTAAGGATTCCAACAACTTTCTTGCCATCAATCAAAATATCGTTTGGCCATTTGATTTGTGCGGATAAACCTGTCACTTCTTCAATCCCTTGAACAACACTAACTGCTGCTAGAAGAGTGAGCTGTGGCGCTTTTTGAGGTGGTATGTTCGGACGTAGAATAATACTCATCCAAACCCCACTTCCTTTAGGGGAGTGCCAGGCTCTACCAAGACGTCCTCGGCCGACGGTTTGTTCATCCGCAATGATGATTGTTCCTTCTTCAGCACCGTTAAGTGCATGCTTATGAGCGATTTCTTGGGTAGACGTAACCGTATTTTCAAAATGGACCACTTGTCCAATTTTTTCTGTGTTTAGATGATTTTTTATTTCACCAGGGTGTAAATTATTCGGACGTACCGTTATTCTATACCCTCTTTTTTGAACCGCTTCAACGACATAGCCTTCCTTTCGAAGCTCTTCGATGTGTTTCCATACTGCCGTTCGTGAACATCCAATAATTTCACTCAGCTTTTGTCCAGATATATAGTCATCTGAGTCTGAAAGTAGGCTAATCAATCGCTCTCTAGTGGTCGTTTGCATTCGTTTATCCACTCCTTAATATCCGGAAAGGTGTTCTTAACCTCTCCCTTAACAACCCTTTGTTCAATTTCTTCTAAAATTTCAGCTATCCATGGTCCTGGTGTACGTTTGACCATATCCATAAGATCATTACCGTCTATCGCTAATTGAGACCTATCTTTCAGTGAAAGCTGATCGTATCGATTTAAAATATGTTTTTCAGAAACTCCAGGGTCTTCGTTCATGAATCGTTTAACGTTCGAAGCAGAAACCATCTGTTCTACCCCGTAATGATATAAAGTTAAATCACAAGAGAAGTCCGGTTCTGCACGAATAATTTGTACTAATTCGGATATTCGCTTCCGTAGTATAGTAGGAAGTTTCCATTCATTTAACCAATCATAAGGGCGTTCGACACCTATTCTAATCAAGAGGCCAGCCCATCTTTCTACCGCTGTCTCAAGATGGTTCCAATCGTACTTCGTTACTTGGTTGAAAGTCAGTGCAAAGGGACCAGAAGGTAGAAATGGATCTAAACGCATTTCTTTAATACACTTAAGAGCTTGTTCACAATGTCGTCCTAATAAGAGCTTTGTGAATTCTTCTCGTATTCTTTCGACTGAAACTTTCTTTAATAATGGTCCACATGAGATCAAAGCTAATCGAGTATCTTGGTGGAGATGAAATCCTAATGTTGATATAAACCTTAATGCACGCATCATTCTTAATGGGTCTTCTTGAAACCGGTCCTCTGCGTTTCCTACTGCACGAATAAGTTTATTGGCCAAGTCTTCTTTTCCGCTGTATGGATCAATAATTTTTCCGTCAGAGGATAGTGCCATTGCATTTACTGTGAAGTCTCGCCTTGAGAGATCCTTTTCGATTGAATCATGGAATACAACCTCGGATGGATGTCGGAAATCCTCATATTCACCTTCTTTTCGAAAAGTCGTCACTTCAAACGACTCGCCCTCCATTCGGACGATAACCGTACCGTGCTCAATTCCAACAGGTATGGTTTTCTCGAAAATGCGTTGTACCATCTCAGGAATTGCGGATGTGGCAATATCGATGTCACCTAATGGTCTTCCTAGAAGCTGATCTCTTACGACACCACCGACAATATAAGCTTCATGACCGTTCTTATGCAGTTGTCGGATAATCTCTTTCGCTTTCTTAAGTGACATCGAGCGCATCGCTCCTATACTTTCACAGATTTTATTCCTAGCGTTTTATGATAAACAGTTAAGTATTCTTCAACAATTTTACTTGAATTGAATTGTCTATGGACATGATGAATAGCTTCTTTCGACATTTTCGCGTGTAATTCATCATCTTGGAGAATAGACAAAGCTTTTGTTGTTATATCATCTAGATTGCCAACCTCACAAATATACCCTGTTCTTCCTTCATCAATGACTTCAGGAATACCACCGATGTTTGTTCCGATTACAGGTACACCACAAGCCATCGCCTCAAGGAGTACTAGACCGAAGCTTTCTTTCTCAGACAATAACAATTTCAAATCACTTATCGAAAATAATTCAGCGATATTATCTTGCTTCCCTAGAAATAATACGTCATCCTCGATACCTAATTCCTTTGTTAAACGACAGGCAACTGTCAATTCTGGTCCGTCTCCGACGAGTAATAATTTTGACGGCATTTGTTCCCTAACGCGGTGGAATGTTCGAACGACGTCAGGTACTCGCTTAACACTTCG
This Pseudalkalibacillus berkeleyi DNA region includes the following protein-coding sequences:
- the dinG gene encoding ATP-dependent DNA helicase DinG, which translates into the protein MNNRYVVLDLETTGHSPKNKDRIIQIGLVVIEENEIVDRFSSYINPGIPIPTFITSLTGINGEMVDDAPLFEDVAPRLLKILDGAWLVAHNIKFDLGFLNAELEKAGYFEWRGMMLDTVELTRMLMPNLDSYKLSQLSESLSLAHENPHQADSDAEATGHLLTQLINKLNELPLLTLQRLLPLVKGMHSDVAELVQDQIDQKLVQLEDEEPLLETFRQLVLKKMNENGLDQELIDDSISHHSIEEQLEKSFPNYEKRAGQVKMMDVVEQSLTDGQHALIEAGTGIGKSLGYLIPGLINARKTGRPLVVSTHTIQLQEQLLDRDIPLLQKMVPFEFKATVLKGRNHYLCLRKFEQQLDEIYDNNYDVLLAKAQLLVWLTTTEEGDIEELNLPSGGQLFWHQVKSDANSCLNHKCPWFSRCFYHRSKREAHDADIIITNHALLFTDLVNDHALIPAYQEAIIDEAHHLDDVASDHFGLQTDYFSFHRLVERLGTSEDLNVNMLLKLEGVLKTADVAFNKGPFIENLRNLKMEIDQLFSMMKSYVTSKGQKKSEVGKINFRFTIDQIDPSWYQELKEVFARCQLMINDLLKDLRDLIKKAQKKEEHLNVQQKGILVDYTGLINRIDEERNTLAHMLLSNNEEDVCWIETDSGGAKNAISIFNQPIDISDRLSSDFFAKKNSIILTSATLTIRDRFTFVRKRLGMDEDTLTIQLPSPFDYKNHSKIMIPTDLPMIKDVSTDSYASTIAASINRIAHITDGRMLVLFTSYDMLKKTYFAFKEYAEPEDFSLIGQGIDSGSRARLTKNFKQLDRAVLFGTSSFWEGVDIPGNDLTCLIIVRLPFNPPDNPVIEARSEQLRKQGKSPFMELSLPQAIIRFKQGFGRLVRSSTDKGAVFVFDRRIVTTKYGNLFLRSLPDVPVQQGTVDELLDDLKYFID
- a CDS encoding biotin--[acetyl-CoA-carboxylase] ligase; this translates as MQTTTRERLISLLSDSDDYISGQKLSEIIGCSRTAVWKHIEELRKEGYVVEAVQKRGYRITVRPNNLHPGEIKNHLNTEKIGQVVHFENTVTSTQEIAHKHALNGAEEGTIIIADEQTVGRGRLGRAWHSPKGSGVWMSIILRPNIPPQKAPQLTLLAAVSVVQGIEEVTGLSAQIKWPNDILIDGKKVVGILTELQAEADRVNSVIIGIGINVNTPKEAFPKDIETIATSLKVEKGEEIERAYLVRAIMEKMEKLYHIYLEHGFAPIKLMWESSAASLGKRVRVRTITGELYGKAQGITEEGVLLVEDDEGTVHRVYSADIELPQKS
- a CDS encoding CCA tRNA nucleotidyltransferase — encoded protein: MSLKKAKEIIRQLHKNGHEAYIVGGVVRDQLLGRPLGDIDIATSAIPEMVQRIFEKTIPVGIEHGTVIVRMEGESFEVTTFRKEGEYEDFRHPSEVVFHDSIEKDLSRRDFTVNAMALSSDGKIIDPYSGKEDLANKLIRAVGNAEDRFQEDPLRMMRALRFISTLGFHLHQDTRLALISCGPLLKKVSVERIREEFTKLLLGRHCEQALKCIKEMRLDPFLPSGPFALTFNQVTKYDWNHLETAVERWAGLLIRIGVERPYDWLNEWKLPTILRKRISELVQIIRAEPDFSCDLTLYHYGVEQMVSASNVKRFMNEDPGVSEKHILNRYDQLSLKDRSQLAIDGNDLMDMVKRTPGPWIAEILEEIEQRVVKGEVKNTFPDIKEWINECKRPLESD
- a CDS encoding pyridoxal phosphate-dependent aminotransferase → MNLAKRVKALTPSSTLAITAKANALKAEGHDVIALGAGEPDFNTPIHIIEHAEKAMREGGTKYTPAGGLLQLKNSIVRKLQQDQQLEYDPSEVIVTTGAKHALYSLFQVLLDEGDEVIVPTPYWVSYPEQVKLAGGKPVLVEGKEENGFKITPDQLEKSISENTKAMIINSPSNPTGAIYSEEELEALGKVCVEHDILIVSDEIYEKLTYFGEKHTSIAQLSEEIKKRTMIINGVSKSHSMTGWRIGYAVGDRDIIQAMTNLASHSTSNPTSIAQYGAIAAYDGPQEPLQEMKEAFEGRLNKVYDELVQIPGFKCEKPKGAFYLFPNVTEAVRLTRFESVDKWVEAILEYEKVALVPGSGFGSPDNVRLSYATSLEVLEEALDRIRSFMEKHQK
- the panB gene encoding 3-methyl-2-oxobutanoate hydroxymethyltransferase; the encoded protein is MKQTVDFKKMKENNESIVMLTSYDYPSAVMAEKSGVDMILVGDSLGMVVLGYDSTIPVTMADMIHHTKAVKRGARDTFVVVDMPFMSYHASISDAMLNASKLMQEAEADAVKLEGAGEVVQVIDKLTQAGVPVVGHLGLTPQSVAVLGGYKVQGKDAKAAQKLIDDALAVEQAGAFALVLECVPKQLAEAISEKLSIPTIGIGAGRETDGQVLVYHDLVGYGFHRVPKFVKQYTRVSDQIEASIRSYVEDVKEQKFPEDKHSFTMKEEQLASLYGGKV
- a CDS encoding YpmA family protein, whose amino-acid sequence is MESKIEIVSTVKVQFSADLYKIVDALNRTLKHDDMMFGLALDPEDHDKMVFTIYRT
- a CDS encoding ComEC/Rec2 family competence protein; its protein translation is MYAKTLMVFCLFLFMLVISTIPVENEPVLFMATETEGNAIKDLDLNLSKKDIAVSFLELESGEATLLQDSNGRSILINTGGKQSIDKFKQQMKIFNVNQLDAVFLTNMESQYTGNLEWLLKENKVKEVYVSETMIDNIHGMFDLKDVKVNALTVGLRMKIFNKISLTVPYIESRKDYDLGGLTISLKYGEHTFLFMGVSNAKADHALIKSGRLNISLLKVGGFGHYFGTSEELIQHINPQVAVIFKKSEYTPSDEVLNRLDNHWVEILKPYDQGIVMVKWNDQAYEITQVPLSTPEMASVLK
- the panC gene encoding pantoate--beta-alanine ligase, with the translated sequence MKVIRTVNEMQQYMRKRKQQGDTVGFVPTMGYLHEGHLSLMDYAKEQSDFVVTSIFVNPLQFGPNEDFDQYPRDFERDEQLAREHGTDLLFYPSIEEMYPKNDGVMLKVHARTDVLCGEKRPGHFDGVVTVLTKLFHIIQPDRAFFGLKDAQQVAIVDDLIHSYFFPIELIGCPTVREEDGLAKSSRNVNLSESEREEAPKLYQLLLHAKEQAVNGADPKVVEGDLLKGLKEVRYGHVDYVQILSYPDLEPIKTFHQKTIIALAYKFENVRLIDNIIVDEQH
- the panD gene encoding aspartate 1-decarboxylase, whose translation is MFRTMMKAKIHRARVTEANLNYVGSITIDEDILDEVDMLPNEKVQIVNNNNGARLETYIIPGERGSGTICLNGAAARLVQEGDVIIILNYTMMTEEAAREHQPVVAIMDENNRIIEKISAEPASTIL